The genomic DNA GGTTCCGCCGGCGACGGCCATCGAGGCACCAGCGCCATCAGCGCCCGCCGCGCCGGCCAAGCCCGCGCAGCCGCCGCGGGCCGCACGGGCGCCCGAGTCCGTCGCTCCGGAACCAATCCCGGCCCCGGCGGCTGAGGAGCCGGTGCGAACTGCCCGCCTTCGGCCCGAATCCGATCCCGTCACAGAGGTTTTCGGCGCGCCGCTGGCCGAACCCGTCGAGCTGCCCGAACGGCCGCGGGCCGTGGTCCGCACCGACGTCCGGAACTACATCGACCATCCGGAGCGGCCGACGCATGCCGACGCTCCCCCACCGGTCGATCACCACACCCGTCACCGCTTCGCGGTGGCCGGCCGCATCCTCATGGCGCTGGCGGCCGTCATCGCGCTGTCGATGACGGGTGCCGCCTGGCAGTGGCAGAACATCAAGAACAACAACATGAACCGGGTCTCCGCGCTGGACCTCAACTCCCGCGACATCGTCGACCCCAACGCCCAGTTCGGTGACGAGAACTTCCTGATCGTCGGCGTGGACAGCCGCTACGGCCAGAACGCCGACATGGGCGCCGGTACCACCGAAGACGCGGGCGGCACGCGCTCCGACACGATCATGCTGGTCAACATCCCGGCCAACCGCAAACGTGTTGTGGCAGTGTCGTTCCCGCGCGACCTGGCCATCAAGTCAACGCAGTGCGAAGCCTGGGATCCGAAGACCGGCGGCTACGGCCCCATCTACGACGAAGACACCAAAAGCTATGGGCCCGACCAGGTTTACACCGAGACCAAGCTGAACTCGGCCTACTCGTTCGGCGGGCCGAAGTGCCTGGTGAAGGTGATCCAGAAGCTGTCCGGCCTGTCGGTGAACCGTTTCATGGCAGTTGATTTCGCCGGCTTCTCCAAACTCGTCGATGCCCTCGGCGGCGTCGAGGTCTGCAGCAGCACGCCGCTCGAGGACTACGAGCTGGGCACCGTGCTGGAGCACTCCGGCCGTCAGGTCATCGACGGCCACACCGCGCTGCAATACGTCCGCGCCCGCCAGGTCACCACCGAGGTCAACGGCGACTACGGCCGGATCAAGCGCCAGCAGATGTTCCTGTCGTCGCTGCTGCGGTCGATGATCTCCAAGGACACGTTCTTCAACATCGGCAAGCTCAACAACGTCGTCAACCTGTTCATCAACGACTCCTCTGTCGACAACGTCACCACCAAGGACCTGGTGCAGTTGGGCCAGTCCATCCAGGGCGTCAGCGCCGGCCGCGTCACCTTCGTGACGGTGCCCACCGGCGTGACCGACTCCGAGGGCAACGAACCGCCGCGGGTCGACGACATGCGCGCACTGTTCGACGCGATCATCAACGACGATCCGCTGCCCGAGGAACGCAACGCCGACAAGACCCCGGTCCCGTCCACGTCGTCCGCGCCCAGCACGAACGCAGCCGCACCGGACGGCGAAGACGTCAACACCACGACGACCGATCCGAGCCAGGTGACGGTCCGGGTATCCAACTCGACCGGTCAGGACGGCCTGGCCGCGACCGCGACCAAGGAACTTGAGCAGCACGGCTTCACCGTCAACTCGCCGGACGACTACCAGGGCCAGGTGACGTCGACGACGGTGTTCTACTCACCGGGGCACGAACAGGCCGCCGCGACCGTGGCGTCCACGCTGCCGGGCGCCCACGTCGAGCGGGTGTCAGGCCTGGGAGACGTGGTGCGGGTGGTGCTGGGGACCGATTTCACCGCGGTGGGAAACCCGGCGGCCAGCGGCTCAGCCGCACAGATGCGGGTGACCCACGGCAGCCTGTCCGGAGAGCCCACCAAGCTGCCGGAAGATCTCAGCATCACCAATGCAGCCGACACCACCTGCAAATAGCATCTGACCTGTCCCATTCACCGGCCGTTCATTGCCAGATCACGGCATGTCCAAGGGCCAGAAAGTAGTCTGGAGCCCATGCGTACCGCGTACCACGAGCAGCTTGAAGGCCTGACCAACCGCCTGGGCGAGATGTGCGGACTGGCCGGCGTTGCCATGGAGCGCGCGACCCAGGCCCTGTTGCAGGCCGACCTGGTGCTGGCCGAACAGGTCATCTCCGATCACGAGCAGATCGCCACCCTGAGCGCCCACGCCGAGGAGCAGGCCTTCGTCCTGCTGGCCCTGCAGTCCCCGGTTGCCGGTGACCTGCGGTCCGTCGTCGGCTCCATCCAGATCGTCGCCGATGTCGACCGCATGGGCGCGCTGGCGCTGCACGTCGCCAAGATCGCCCGGCGCCGGCACCCGCAGCACGCGCTGCCCGAGGAGGTCAACGGCTACTTCGCCGAAATGGGCCGCCTGGCAGTCGAATTGGGCAACACCGCGCAAGAGGTGCTCCTCACCCAGGACCCCGAGCGCGCGGCCCGCATCCAGGAAGAAGACGACGCGATGGATGACCTGCACCGTCATCTGTTCAGCGTGATGATGGACCGCGAGTGGAAGCACGGCGTGACCGCGGCGGTCGACGTGACGCTGCTGAGCCGCTTCTACGAGCGCTTCGCCGACCACGCCGTCGAGGTCGCGCGCCGGGTGATCTTCCAGGTCACCGGCCGTTTCTCCGACGACGACGGCCTGCCGACCATCCACTAGCCCCGCTCGCGAGGCACCAGTCGCTTGCGGGCTGGGGGCACCTTCCACTCGCGAGCAGACGTAAAACTGTCGTTTTCACACGAAAATCGACAGTTTTACGTCTGTTCGCGAGCGTTTGGCACCCGACGCTCGGCGGGTACCAGTCGCACGCCGTCCCGATCGGCCGCCAGCAGGTCCTGCAGCATCTTCGCCAGTACCGACAGTTCCGCCGCCGGATAGCGCGACAGGAAGTCGTGTCGGCCGGCGTCCATCTCGTCGTGCATGCGCTGGTGTACCTCGATGAGGGTTTTTCCGTCCGGGGTGGGGCTCAGCTGCAGTTCTTTGCGGTTGCCCGGCACCGGTAAGCGGCTGACCAGACCGGCGTCGACCAGGCGCTGCACATGCTTGGACACCGTGCCCTTGAGCTGGTCGGCGCGCGCCGCGAGGCCAACCACGCTGATCGGCCCGTCGGCGAGCTCCGCCAGCAGATGCAGGCTGAGGGTGGGCAGCTCACGCACGGTGCGTTCCAGCCGCGCAGGGCAGTGTTCGGCGAGGAAGTCCCGTTCGGCATCGCTCTCGTCGGTGTCGAACTTGTCCCCGACCGCCGTCACCAGTGCACTGATCTCGGTGATCAGCGCTGACTTGGTTTTCACGGAAACCATCTTGCCATCCCGCCGGCACGCGGCATATAGTTTCCGTGGAAACCATTTTGATCTGAGGAGCGCACATGAAGGCAGCGGTCGTGCACGAGTGGGGCCAGGAGCCCCGGTATCTGGAATTCCCCGAACCCCAGCCACGCGAGGGTGCCGTCGTCGCCGACGTGGAGGCGTCGGCGCTGACCAACCTCAGCCGCATGGTGATCATGGGAAAGCACTACAGCAGCAAGGAAATTCAGCTCCCCGCCATCGCCGGAGTCGACGGTGTCGCCCGCCTCGATGACGGTTCCCGCGTCTACACCGCGTCGCTCGCCCCGTACGGACTGATGGCCGAACGCACCCTCGTCAACCCGGGTGACGCCGTCCCGGTGCCCGAACACGTCGACTCGGTCACCGCCGCCGCGGTGCCCAATCCCGGCATGTCGGCGTGGATGAGCCTCGACTACGCCGCCCAGACCAAACCCGGCGACCACGTGCTGGTCCTCGGCGCCACCGGCGTCACGGGATCGATTGCCGTGCAGTTGGCCAAGTTCGTGTTCGGGGCGGGACGCGTCGTGGTGGCCGGCCGCAACCCTGAGCGACTGGAGTGGCTCCGCACCGTCGGGGCCGACGACGTCATCGCGCTCGGAACCGACGATCTCACGGAAAGCGTTGTCGCCCAGCACTCCGCGCGGCCGTTCGACGCCGTCATCGACTACCTGTGGGGCACGTCCGCACAGCAGACGCTCGCCGCCCTGGCCGCCGCGCATCCGTCGGCCCATTTCCACGCCACGCGGTTCATCCAGGTCGGTTCGATGACCGGTGCGAGCATCCAGATCGACGCTGCGACCTTGCGCAGCACCGGAGTCACCCTCCAAGGCGTGGGTATCGGCAGCGTCCCGCCCGAGGCGCTGCAGCGCGCCCGCACCGAAGGTCTGCCCCGGATGTTCGCGATGCTCGACTCCGGCGAAATGCAGCTGACCACCGTTGCCCGCCCGCTCGCCGACATCGAAAACGTCTGGGCGGCAAAGGAACCCTCCGGCACCCGCGTCGTCATCACGCCCTAGGGGGCAGTTGGGTCACCTTCCCCTCGCGAGCAGACGCAAAACTGTCGTTTTTCAGGCGAAAATGACAGTTTTGCGTCTGCTCGCGAAGTTATCCACAGGGCTGGAGGCCGGATGGTGGCGGCGTTTGGGCGCGGCCGCCACCATCGACGCATGATGCTCGAAGACGTATTTGCCGTCCACAACGGCGTTGCGACCGCACGGCAGTTACTCGCGACGATGACCGATCGGGCACTCGCACGCAGAGTCCGGGCAGGAGAAGTCTTCCGGGTGTGCCACGGCGTCTATTCCGCGCGACCTCCAGACACAACAAGCCGGCTCCGAGCCCTGGACCTGCTGTCCGACGTCCCCATCGTCGCCTGTATGAACACTGCCGCCGCGATGTACGGCTTCGATACCGAACAGGACGACCGGACCCACATCCTCGACCCGGGCGTGCGCATCCGGACTTCGCTCGACCTCAGCGTGCACCAGCGAATTGGTGCGCCGCTCAAGAAACTTGATGGCCGACTCGCCACTGCACCCGCGTGGACAGCGATCGAAGTCGCCCGAGCGCTGAAACGTCCGCGGGTGCTGGCCACGCTGGATGCGGCACTTCGTAGCGGCACCTGCACGCGGACGGAGCTGGAGCAGGCTCTCGATGAACAGCGTGGTCGTCGCGGAGTCGTCGCTGTCCGGGAGCTGCTACCACTTGCCGATGCGAGAGCCGAGTCACCGATGGAATCAGAAATGCGGCTGGTCTTCATCGACTGGGAGCTTCCCACCCCAGAATTGCAGTACGAGATTCGCGATCTCCACGGCCAACTATGGCGACTCGATTTCGCCTGGCCGGAATACCGCGTGGCGGCCGAGTACGACAGCATGGAATGGCACGCGAATCCCGTTGCAGTTAAACATGATCGCATCAAGACGGCACGACTACAGGAAATGAACTGGACCAGCGTTCCGGCTGTCGTCGACGACATCAGGCAATATCCAGTCGAGCTGTGCACTCGAATCAGACGCCACTTCGACCGCGCGGCCTGACAGACCTCGCGAGCAGACGTAAAACTGTCGATCTCAAGCGAAAAACGACAGTTTTACGTCTGCTCGCGAGAGAAAGGTGACCCCCAGCCCGCGAAAAAGGCGACCTAACCGAAGCGACCGGAGATGTAGTCCTCGGTGGCCTTCTTGGTCGGGTTGGAGAAGATCTTCTCGGTGTCGTCGATCTCGATGAGCTGACCCGGCTTGCCGGTCGCCTCGAGGTTGAAGAACGCGGTCTGGTCGCTGACACGCGCCGCCTGCTGCATGTTGTGCGTGACGATGACAATCGTGAAGTCCTGCTTCAGTTCTGCGATCAGGTCCTCGATGGCGAGCGTCGAGATCGGATCCAGCGCTGAGCACGGCTCATCCATCAGCAGCACGTCGGGCTGCACCGCGATGGCGCGCGCGATGCACAGCCGCTGCTGCTGACCGCCGGACAGGCCACCGCCGGGCTTTTCCAGCCGGTCCTTGACCTCGTTCCACAGGTTGGCGCCCTTGAGCGACCGCTCGGCGACCTCGTCGAGCGTCTTCTTGTTGCGCACGCCCTGCAGCTTCAGGCCGGCCACCACGTTGTCGCGAATGGACATGGTGGGGAACGGGTTCGGGCGCTGGAATACCATGCCGATGGTCTTGCGCACGCCGACGGGGTCCACGCCGGGGGCATAGATGTCGTCACCGTCGAGCAGCACCGAGCCTGTGGCGCGAGCGCCCGGAATCACCTCGTGCATGCGGTTGAGGGTGCGCAGCACCGTCGACTTGCCGCAGCCCGACGGGCCGATGAACGCTGTCACACTGCGCGGCTCCACCGACAGG from Mycolicibacterium phocaicum includes the following:
- a CDS encoding MarR family winged helix-turn-helix transcriptional regulator; amino-acid sequence: MKTKSALITEISALVTAVGDKFDTDESDAERDFLAEHCPARLERTVRELPTLSLHLLAELADGPISVVGLAARADQLKGTVSKHVQRLVDAGLVSRLPVPGNRKELQLSPTPDGKTLIEVHQRMHDEMDAGRHDFLSRYPAAELSVLAKMLQDLLAADRDGVRLVPAERRVPNAREQT
- a CDS encoding LCP family protein, translating into MSDRDRTTPGEGDGDNPWVTRTTRASGPVRAPWERAGRPAEQPDDEITGSHGGGGVTVAELIARLSGGAVPPATAIEAPAPSAPAAPAKPAQPPRAARAPESVAPEPIPAPAAEEPVRTARLRPESDPVTEVFGAPLAEPVELPERPRAVVRTDVRNYIDHPERPTHADAPPPVDHHTRHRFAVAGRILMALAAVIALSMTGAAWQWQNIKNNNMNRVSALDLNSRDIVDPNAQFGDENFLIVGVDSRYGQNADMGAGTTEDAGGTRSDTIMLVNIPANRKRVVAVSFPRDLAIKSTQCEAWDPKTGGYGPIYDEDTKSYGPDQVYTETKLNSAYSFGGPKCLVKVIQKLSGLSVNRFMAVDFAGFSKLVDALGGVEVCSSTPLEDYELGTVLEHSGRQVIDGHTALQYVRARQVTTEVNGDYGRIKRQQMFLSSLLRSMISKDTFFNIGKLNNVVNLFINDSSVDNVTTKDLVQLGQSIQGVSAGRVTFVTVPTGVTDSEGNEPPRVDDMRALFDAIINDDPLPEERNADKTPVPSTSSAPSTNAAAPDGEDVNTTTTDPSQVTVRVSNSTGQDGLAATATKELEQHGFTVNSPDDYQGQVTSTTVFYSPGHEQAAATVASTLPGAHVERVSGLGDVVRVVLGTDFTAVGNPAASGSAAQMRVTHGSLSGEPTKLPEDLSITNAADTTCK
- the pstB gene encoding phosphate ABC transporter ATP-binding protein PstB; translated protein: MAKRLDLKDLNIYYGSFHAVQSVSLSVEPRSVTAFIGPSGCGKSTVLRTLNRMHEVIPGARATGSVLLDGDDIYAPGVDPVGVRKTIGMVFQRPNPFPTMSIRDNVVAGLKLQGVRNKKTLDEVAERSLKGANLWNEVKDRLEKPGGGLSGGQQQRLCIARAIAVQPDVLLMDEPCSALDPISTLAIEDLIAELKQDFTIVIVTHNMQQAARVSDQTAFFNLEATGKPGQLIEIDDTEKIFSNPTKKATEDYISGRFG
- the phoU gene encoding phosphate signaling complex protein PhoU, which produces MRTAYHEQLEGLTNRLGEMCGLAGVAMERATQALLQADLVLAEQVISDHEQIATLSAHAEEQAFVLLALQSPVAGDLRSVVGSIQIVADVDRMGALALHVAKIARRRHPQHALPEEVNGYFAEMGRLAVELGNTAQEVLLTQDPERAARIQEEDDAMDDLHRHLFSVMMDREWKHGVTAAVDVTLLSRFYERFADHAVEVARRVIFQVTGRFSDDDGLPTIH
- a CDS encoding type IV toxin-antitoxin system AbiEi family antitoxin domain-containing protein → MMLEDVFAVHNGVATARQLLATMTDRALARRVRAGEVFRVCHGVYSARPPDTTSRLRALDLLSDVPIVACMNTAAAMYGFDTEQDDRTHILDPGVRIRTSLDLSVHQRIGAPLKKLDGRLATAPAWTAIEVARALKRPRVLATLDAALRSGTCTRTELEQALDEQRGRRGVVAVRELLPLADARAESPMESEMRLVFIDWELPTPELQYEIRDLHGQLWRLDFAWPEYRVAAEYDSMEWHANPVAVKHDRIKTARLQEMNWTSVPAVVDDIRQYPVELCTRIRRHFDRAA
- a CDS encoding quinone oxidoreductase family protein, with translation MKAAVVHEWGQEPRYLEFPEPQPREGAVVADVEASALTNLSRMVIMGKHYSSKEIQLPAIAGVDGVARLDDGSRVYTASLAPYGLMAERTLVNPGDAVPVPEHVDSVTAAAVPNPGMSAWMSLDYAAQTKPGDHVLVLGATGVTGSIAVQLAKFVFGAGRVVVAGRNPERLEWLRTVGADDVIALGTDDLTESVVAQHSARPFDAVIDYLWGTSAQQTLAALAAAHPSAHFHATRFIQVGSMTGASIQIDAATLRSTGVTLQGVGIGSVPPEALQRARTEGLPRMFAMLDSGEMQLTTVARPLADIENVWAAKEPSGTRVVITP